One segment of Deinococcus multiflagellatus DNA contains the following:
- the lnt gene encoding apolipoprotein N-acyltransferase yields MPVPVTALLLGLALAACGLPLPWSALSALPLAAILAFTARADTPRQAAGRLFWAGFGYMGLHLWWLGAFLVDLLFGMVPFGALAGLLFALEGAFLAGMALIATRLTPSPTGRVWTLAGGWVLLEWLRFLGPLAFPWPTLGYTLLPTPAIQIADLGGVLLGSVLVAFTAAALGQAWLERQQGRASWRPVVLAALAWGGALGYGLTRLPGEGPEQPMRVLRMAFAAFDRASGTLTADEQFRVQRQASLNRPPGSVVVWSETALTFAGPPAPVTAFPGPGISGAGVYANVSPAYNAVISLDASGRVMSRNDKAKLVPFGEEFPFQTVLGPIYRLILTPLGFAIPDTVPNRDLGPLSLGGVAYGTYVCYDSVFPWVARTLANRGAQVLVNPSNDGWYKGWGVQQHFQMGRVRAIETRRWLVRSVNLGVAGAVNDLGQPVQTVSTGQEVQVLDVRPRLLSGTTVFMQVGDLPALGLALLMVLYGWRRRVAWL; encoded by the coding sequence ATGCCTGTTCCCGTCACCGCCCTGCTGCTGGGCCTGGCCCTGGCCGCCTGCGGTCTGCCACTGCCCTGGAGTGCGCTGAGCGCCCTGCCGCTGGCGGCCATTCTGGCGTTCACCGCCCGCGCCGATACCCCCCGGCAGGCCGCCGGGCGGCTGTTCTGGGCGGGCTTTGGCTACATGGGGCTGCACCTGTGGTGGCTGGGCGCCTTTCTGGTGGACCTGCTGTTTGGCATGGTGCCGTTCGGCGCCCTGGCCGGGCTGCTGTTCGCCTTGGAGGGGGCCTTTCTGGCGGGCATGGCCCTGATTGCCACCCGCCTGACTCCTTCGCCCACCGGACGGGTCTGGACCCTGGCGGGCGGCTGGGTGCTGCTGGAATGGCTGCGCTTTCTGGGCCCGCTGGCCTTTCCCTGGCCCACCCTGGGGTACACCCTGCTGCCCACGCCCGCTATCCAGATTGCGGACCTGGGCGGTGTGCTGCTGGGCAGCGTGCTGGTGGCCTTCACTGCGGCGGCACTGGGCCAGGCGTGGTTGGAACGGCAGCAGGGGAGAGCGTCCTGGCGTCCCGTGGTGCTGGCGGCGCTGGCCTGGGGCGGGGCCCTGGGCTACGGCCTGACCCGCCTTCCCGGCGAAGGGCCTGAACAGCCCATGCGGGTGCTGCGGATGGCGTTTGCGGCGTTTGATCGGGCGTCCGGCACCCTCACGGCAGACGAGCAGTTCCGGGTGCAGCGGCAGGCCAGTCTGAACCGCCCGCCCGGCAGTGTGGTGGTCTGGAGCGAAACCGCCTTGACATTCGCCGGTCCACCGGCCCCAGTCACCGCTTTTCCGGGGCCGGGGATCAGTGGCGCAGGGGTATATGCGAATGTCAGCCCGGCCTACAACGCCGTCATCAGTCTTGATGCCAGTGGCCGGGTGATGTCCCGCAACGACAAGGCCAAGCTGGTGCCGTTTGGCGAGGAATTTCCTTTCCAGACTGTTCTGGGCCCGATTTACCGCCTGATTCTCACGCCGCTTGGCTTTGCGATTCCCGATACGGTGCCCAACCGCGATCTCGGTCCCTTAAGTCTTGGCGGTGTGGCTTACGGCACTTATGTCTGCTACGACAGCGTGTTTCCGTGGGTGGCGCGCACGCTGGCCAACCGGGGCGCGCAGGTGCTGGTCAACCCCAGCAACGACGGCTGGTACAAGGGCTGGGGCGTGCAGCAGCATTTCCAGATGGGCCGGGTGCGCGCCATCGAAACCCGGCGCTGGCTGGTGCGCAGCGTGAACCTGGGCGTGGCGGGTGCGGTGAACGACCTGGGCCAGCCGGTGCAGACCGTGAGCACGGGCCAAGAGGTGCAGGTGCTGGACGTGCGCCCCCGGCTGCTGAGCGGCACCACCGTGTTCATGCAGGTGGGTGACCTGCCGGCGCTGGGGCTGGCGCTGCTGATGGTGCTGTATGGCTGGCGGCGGCGGGTGGCGTGGCTTTAG
- a CDS encoding C40 family peptidase has product MTDFALDPRIHAFDSAARVAESALRGQLPGEGWRYLGTRPLWAGPGRLSLLGAPEDGAEQVTEALPGEALALLWENREGWARVRTVHDGYLGWVRVREPQPQPPAAELLPVTALRAHAYAGPGLRQPLVGELALGAQVGTRAGEVVEEQGRRWVPVTLGDGAEAWVQAAVFSPIPGDVADLALRFLDAPYVWGGRSAWGLDCSGLTQVVYAAHGRALPRDADQQQAALQAVEAPVRGDLAFFPGHVGLMLDERRMVHANATHMRVSIETLGEGEYGTRLQESLEGFGRWPG; this is encoded by the coding sequence GTGACGGATTTCGCTCTGGACCCCCGCATTCACGCCTTTGATTCGGCGGCCCGGGTGGCCGAAAGCGCCCTGCGTGGGCAGTTGCCCGGCGAAGGCTGGCGCTACCTGGGCACGCGCCCCCTGTGGGCGGGCCCCGGCCGCCTGAGCCTGCTGGGTGCCCCCGAGGACGGCGCCGAGCAGGTCACCGAGGCCCTGCCCGGTGAGGCCCTGGCGCTGCTGTGGGAAAACCGCGAGGGCTGGGCGCGGGTGCGCACGGTGCATGACGGCTACCTGGGCTGGGTGCGGGTCCGTGAGCCGCAGCCGCAGCCGCCGGCGGCCGAGTTGCTGCCTGTCACCGCCCTGCGCGCCCACGCCTACGCAGGGCCGGGTCTCCGGCAGCCGCTGGTGGGCGAACTGGCGCTGGGGGCCCAGGTGGGCACGCGGGCCGGCGAGGTGGTTGAGGAACAGGGGCGCCGCTGGGTGCCGGTCACGTTGGGCGACGGTGCGGAGGCCTGGGTGCAGGCGGCCGTGTTCTCCCCCATTCCGGGCGACGTGGCGGACCTCGCGCTGCGCTTTCTGGACGCGCCGTATGTGTGGGGCGGGCGCAGCGCGTGGGGGCTGGACTGCTCGGGGCTCACGCAGGTTGTGTACGCGGCGCATGGGCGGGCCCTGCCGCGCGACGCCGACCAGCAGCAGGCGGCGCTGCAGGCGGTGGAGGCGCCAGTGCGCGGCGACCTCGCCTTCTTCCCGGGGCACGTGGGCCTGATGCTGGATGAGCGGCGCATGGTGCATGCCAACGCCACCCACATGCGGGTGAGCATCGAGACGCTGGGCGAGGGCGAGTACGGCACGCGGCTGCAGGAGAGCCTGGAGGGCTTCGGGCGGTGGCCCGGGTGA
- a CDS encoding SGNH/GDSL hydrolase family protein, translating to MKAALVCLALLTACTPALSPTPRAAAVPFARYVAMGDSITAGFQSGGLTAESQNASYAHLLGQRGGLDTPMPDVLAPGCPPPIGVSGAKTCQRARPDVQAMVVAVPGAKVGDVLRSTDTQVQDPDPLLYDPDLYRAILGPGTTQLQAALQRRPQFVTLWIGNNDALLPTLRGQPDQATPLAQFRADYAALLARLLDGGVPHLVVMTLPDMTRVPALIPVRVLRLGGLVDASCQGQEAYFGTLTVARASREQPLSCTSPAALTAAEYTQAQQIVRGYNDAIRELAAANSVPVFDVNAVLDRLPGRPLLPTAAAPFGRSFSLDGIHPSSFAHQRFAQALAVFLNEQFGTALNTR from the coding sequence ATGAAAGCCGCCCTCGTCTGCCTCGCGCTCCTCACCGCCTGCACGCCCGCCCTGTCGCCCACCCCACGCGCCGCCGCTGTGCCCTTTGCCCGCTATGTGGCGATGGGCGACAGCATCACGGCCGGCTTTCAGTCTGGCGGCCTCACCGCCGAGTCCCAGAACGCCTCCTACGCCCACCTGCTGGGCCAACGGGGCGGCCTGGACACGCCTATGCCTGACGTCCTGGCCCCTGGCTGCCCCCCACCCATCGGCGTGAGCGGCGCCAAGACCTGCCAGCGGGCCCGTCCAGACGTGCAGGCCATGGTGGTGGCGGTGCCCGGCGCCAAGGTGGGCGACGTGCTGCGCAGCACCGACACCCAGGTGCAAGACCCCGACCCGCTGCTGTACGACCCGGACCTGTACCGCGCGATTCTGGGCCCCGGCACCACCCAGCTGCAGGCGGCGCTGCAGCGGCGGCCCCAGTTTGTGACCCTGTGGATTGGCAACAACGACGCGCTGCTGCCCACCCTGCGCGGGCAGCCGGACCAGGCCACCCCACTGGCCCAGTTCCGGGCCGACTACGCCGCGCTGCTGGCCCGCCTGCTGGACGGCGGCGTGCCGCATCTGGTCGTGATGACGCTGCCCGACATGACCCGGGTCCCCGCCCTGATCCCGGTGCGGGTGCTGCGCCTGGGCGGACTGGTGGACGCCAGTTGCCAGGGCCAGGAAGCCTATTTCGGCACGCTGACGGTGGCCAGGGCCAGCCGGGAGCAGCCGCTGTCCTGCACCAGCCCGGCCGCCCTAACCGCCGCCGAGTACACCCAGGCCCAGCAGATCGTGCGCGGCTATAACGACGCGATCCGCGAACTGGCCGCCGCCAATTCGGTGCCGGTGTTCGACGTGAATGCGGTGCTGGACCGTCTTCCGGGCCGGCCCCTGCTGCCCACAGCGGCGGCCCCCTTTGGGCGCAGCTTCAGCCTGGACGGCATTCACCCCAGCAGCTTTGCCCACCAGCGCTTCGCGCAGGCGCTGGCTGTCTTCCTGAACGAGCAGTTTGGGACTGCCCTGAACACCCGCTAG
- a CDS encoding aminotransferase class V-fold PLP-dependent enzyme has protein sequence MPAPAPEHTLLTPGPTPIHPDALAALTRPMLGHMDPEVFALNREIQADLRAMYGAAPDTFTALLAGTGSLGMEAGFANLVEAGDDVLVCVNGSFGARMAEMATRYGARVRVVQALHGEPIDPAAVAAQLDGARLVAVVHGETSTGVLNPVPALAALVRDSGALLTVDAVTTAGMEPFFMNEWGVDYAYTGAQKCLSAPPGLAPVAISTRAFERFAARRTLTPLWYCDFEGLRDYWDRQSYHHTVPVNLHYALHAALRAALDEGLTVRQARAAQIGQAVQQALAPLGFTPYVARPEARLPTVLALRLPTGFDDADVRRRLRERGISVTGGLGPTAGQIWRLGLMGETARPAPYLTLMRALEDLLGERGLAGRFLDALAPVPA, from the coding sequence ATGCCCGCCCCAGCGCCCGAGCACACCCTCCTCACGCCCGGCCCCACCCCGATCCACCCCGACGCCCTGGCCGCGCTGACCCGCCCCATGCTGGGCCACATGGACCCCGAGGTCTTCGCCCTGAACCGCGAGATTCAGGCCGACCTGCGCGCCATGTACGGCGCGGCGCCGGACACCTTTACCGCCCTGCTGGCCGGCACCGGCAGCCTGGGCATGGAGGCCGGCTTCGCCAATCTGGTGGAGGCGGGCGACGACGTGCTGGTGTGTGTGAACGGTTCGTTTGGCGCGCGCATGGCCGAGATGGCGACCCGGTACGGCGCCCGCGTGCGCGTGGTGCAGGCCCTGCACGGCGAGCCCATTGACCCGGCAGCGGTGGCCGCGCAGCTGGACGGCGCGCGGCTGGTGGCGGTGGTGCACGGCGAAACCAGCACCGGCGTGCTGAACCCGGTGCCCGCCCTGGCCGCCCTGGTGCGCGACAGCGGCGCCCTGCTGACGGTGGACGCGGTGACCACGGCGGGCATGGAACCCTTCTTCATGAACGAGTGGGGCGTGGATTACGCCTACACCGGGGCGCAGAAGTGCCTCTCGGCCCCCCCCGGGCTGGCCCCGGTGGCGATCAGCACCCGGGCCTTTGAACGCTTTGCCGCCCGCCGGACCCTCACCCCGCTGTGGTACTGCGACTTTGAAGGCCTGCGCGACTACTGGGACCGCCAGAGCTACCACCACACCGTGCCGGTGAACCTCCACTACGCCCTGCACGCGGCGCTGCGGGCCGCCCTGGACGAAGGCCTGACCGTGCGCCAGGCGCGCGCGGCGCAGATTGGGCAGGCGGTGCAGCAGGCCCTGGCGCCCCTGGGCTTCACGCCGTACGTGGCCCGCCCCGAAGCCCGGCTGCCCACCGTGCTGGCCCTGCGCCTCCCCACGGGCTTTGATGACGCTGACGTGCGCCGCCGCCTGCGCGAGCGCGGCATCAGCGTGACGGGCGGCCTGGGCCCCACCGCCGGCCAGATCTGGCGCCTGGGCCTGATGGGCGAAACCGCCCGCCCCGCGCCGTACCTGACCCTGATGCGCGCGCTGGAAGACCTGCTGGGCGAACGCGGCCTGGCTGGGCGCTTTCTGGATGCGCTGGCCCCGGTGCCGGCCTGA
- a CDS encoding tyrosine-type recombinase/integrase, protein MTGAALVLASRWASAANRRREGLRAAHSQDAAALSELLHTYMRLKSSRGGRISELTLSHYAESVRRFLTFTGPPEAPSHALNQLSSEVFDLWLLHLQAEGLAAASVKRHLYGVRNLMKALVWANVLDHDPSAGVRPPADATPAHARKRAIEGAQYRQLLELPEALHPAHPTRATRDRMLLLLGGNLGLRAAEIVGLNLGDADLTTSALQVRGKGSKLRRVPLTAGMKAALQAWLTYRVAVAAPSGPDAPLLVSLTPRNLGGRLTTKGGRDIAAQYYQALGLPAEMWGLHTLRRTAGTQLYRATRDLHVVADVLGHASVNTSAIYAKMDTELRREALEAMEALREKPKP, encoded by the coding sequence ATGACGGGCGCTGCCCTGGTCCTGGCCTCCCGCTGGGCCAGTGCCGCCAATCGCCGCCGCGAGGGCCTCCGGGCGGCCCATAGCCAGGACGCCGCCGCCCTGAGTGAGCTGCTGCACACCTACATGCGCCTGAAATCCAGTCGGGGTGGGCGGATCAGCGAACTCACGCTGTCGCACTACGCCGAGAGCGTGCGGCGCTTCCTGACCTTCACAGGGCCCCCAGAAGCCCCCTCACACGCGCTGAACCAGTTGTCCAGCGAGGTGTTCGACCTATGGCTGCTGCACCTGCAAGCCGAAGGGCTCGCGGCGGCCAGTGTGAAACGTCACCTCTACGGCGTCCGCAATCTCATGAAGGCCCTGGTGTGGGCGAACGTGCTGGACCACGACCCCAGCGCTGGGGTTCGCCCGCCTGCCGACGCCACGCCCGCCCACGCCCGCAAACGCGCCATTGAAGGAGCGCAATACCGCCAGTTGCTGGAGCTGCCAGAAGCGTTGCATCCCGCTCACCCCACACGGGCCACCCGCGACCGCATGCTGCTGCTGCTGGGCGGCAATCTGGGCCTGCGGGCCGCTGAAATCGTGGGGCTCAATCTCGGGGACGCTGATCTGACGACCAGTGCCCTCCAGGTGCGGGGCAAGGGCAGCAAGTTGCGCCGGGTGCCCCTCACGGCGGGCATGAAAGCGGCCCTGCAGGCGTGGCTGACCTACCGGGTCGCCGTGGCAGCCCCCAGCGGGCCCGACGCGCCGCTGCTGGTCTCCCTGACACCCAGGAATCTGGGCGGACGCCTGACCACCAAAGGCGGGCGGGATATCGCGGCCCAGTACTATCAGGCGCTGGGCCTCCCGGCGGAGATGTGGGGCCTGCACACCCTGCGCCGGACGGCCGGCACCCAGCTCTACCGCGCCACCCGTGACCTGCATGTGGTCGCCGATGTGCTGGGTCACGCCTCAGTCAATACCTCGGCGATTTACGCCAAGATGGACACAGAGCTGCGGCGCGAAGCGCTGGAGGCCATGGAAGCACTGCGGGAGAAGCCAAAACCCTAA
- a CDS encoding HAD family hydrolase encodes MSDPSLRAVLFDRDDTIAYTDPGVYREAAVWMARTYGVTPDAALQALREQWAARALTWWDLRSQAQEDAFWADYGTELTGRLGLPPEAAPQLMAAYPYEVYMKPVPHAREVLLELRARGLKVGVLSNTLPSIDRTLKAVGLDDLVDVAVATCVVGVHKPDAGAYLHAAEALGVEPAEVLFVDDKAENVEAARALGMQAVQIDLRGEVAGALHDLRAVLDRVPGPAHAP; translated from the coding sequence ATGAGTGACCCCAGCCTGCGCGCGGTGCTGTTTGACCGGGACGACACGATTGCCTACACCGACCCGGGCGTGTACCGCGAAGCCGCCGTCTGGATGGCCCGCACCTACGGCGTGACCCCGGACGCCGCGCTGCAGGCCCTGCGCGAGCAGTGGGCGGCGCGGGCGCTGACGTGGTGGGACCTGCGCTCCCAGGCCCAGGAGGACGCCTTCTGGGCCGACTACGGCACCGAGCTGACCGGCCGCCTGGGCCTGCCCCCCGAAGCCGCGCCGCAGCTGATGGCCGCCTATCCGTACGAGGTCTACATGAAGCCGGTGCCGCATGCCCGCGAGGTGCTGCTGGAACTGCGCGCCCGGGGCTTGAAGGTGGGGGTGCTGAGCAACACCCTGCCCAGCATTGACCGCACCCTGAAGGCGGTGGGCCTGGACGATCTGGTGGACGTGGCGGTGGCCACCTGCGTGGTGGGCGTGCACAAGCCGGACGCCGGGGCCTATCTGCACGCGGCTGAGGCCCTGGGGGTGGAACCTGCCGAGGTGCTGTTCGTGGACGACAAGGCTGAGAACGTCGAGGCGGCCCGCGCGCTGGGCATGCAGGCGGTGCAGATTGACCTGCGCGGCGAGGTGGCGGGCGCCCTGCACGATCTGCGCGCCGTGCTGGACCGGGTGCCGGGGCCCGCCCACGCGCCGTGA
- a CDS encoding dipeptidase produces MRIDAHLDLAMNALDGRDLTLSLEALRARDPVNGQTAAVTLPELRASGVQVCLGTLFALPRTPGSPHGYVDHAGARAQALAQLAVYRRWEDAGLVRVLTSRAGVAAHLQDDHAPLGVVLLMEGADPVRGADDLPFWAERGVRLIGPAWGRTRYAGGTDAPGPLTEAGRELVTAMRELGLTLDASHLDDAAFWDAAELGVGMIASHANARALVPGNRHLSDEMARAVAQAGGVIGLVYLNRFLRPLPEGSLERVPLAELAAHARHYADLVGWEHVGLGSDLDGGFGAEKAPGGVTRHREIWRLLDELPEAARAGVAGGNWARWLSTRL; encoded by the coding sequence GTGCGGATTGACGCCCACCTCGATCTCGCCATGAATGCCCTGGATGGGCGCGACCTCACCCTGAGCCTGGAGGCGCTGCGGGCCCGCGACCCGGTGAACGGCCAGACGGCCGCCGTCACGCTGCCGGAACTGCGGGCCTCGGGGGTGCAGGTGTGTCTGGGGACGCTGTTCGCCCTGCCGCGCACCCCGGGCAGTCCGCACGGATACGTGGACCACGCGGGCGCCCGCGCGCAGGCCCTGGCCCAGCTGGCCGTGTATCGCCGCTGGGAAGACGCCGGACTGGTGCGGGTGCTGACCAGCCGCGCCGGGGTGGCCGCCCACCTGCAGGATGACCACGCGCCGCTGGGGGTGGTGCTGCTGATGGAAGGGGCCGACCCGGTGCGCGGTGCCGATGATCTTCCCTTCTGGGCCGAAAGGGGTGTGCGCCTCATTGGGCCGGCCTGGGGGCGCACGCGCTATGCCGGCGGCACCGACGCGCCGGGGCCCCTGACGGAGGCGGGGCGCGAGTTGGTCACCGCCATGCGTGAGCTGGGCCTGACCCTGGACGCCTCGCACCTGGACGACGCGGCCTTCTGGGACGCGGCGGAGCTGGGGGTGGGCATGATCGCCTCGCACGCCAATGCCCGCGCGCTGGTGCCGGGCAACCGCCACCTGAGTGACGAGATGGCGCGCGCTGTGGCGCAGGCGGGGGGGGTGATTGGGCTGGTCTACCTGAACCGCTTTCTTCGCCCGCTGCCCGAAGGCAGCCTGGAGCGGGTGCCGCTGGCCGAGCTGGCGGCGCACGCGCGGCATTACGCCGACCTGGTCGGCTGGGAGCATGTGGGTCTGGGCAGCGATCTGGACGGGGGCTTTGGGGCCGAGAAGGCGCCGGGCGGCGTCACGCGCCACCGTGAGATCTGGCGGCTGCTGGACGAACTGCCCGAAGCCGCGCGGGCCGGGGTGGCGGGCGGCAATTGGGCGCGCTGGCTGAGCACCCGGTTGTGA
- a CDS encoding HNH endonuclease, with protein MLVTLLCETPACTYCGLRNDRCGLGFQIDHTHPLSRGGRHEMDNLALACAQCNRAKWNLTRDEFERWLARAAQHLAAPNPMFYNSTYET; from the coding sequence ATGTTGGTGACATTGCTCTGCGAAACGCCAGCTTGTACCTATTGCGGCCTGCGGAATGATCGATGTGGTCTGGGTTTCCAGATTGATCACACTCATCCTCTAAGTCGGGGTGGGCGCCACGAGATGGACAATCTCGCGCTCGCCTGCGCGCAATGCAACCGGGCCAAATGGAACCTCACCCGAGACGAGTTTGAGCGCTGGCTGGCGCGAGCTGCCCAGCATCTGGCTGCCCCCAATCCAATGTTCTATAATTCCACTTATGAAACATAA
- a CDS encoding metallophosphoesterase family protein, with translation MRVAFISDIHGNIHALTAVKRFLSENIVNQVIVVGDLVGYGASPGPVIDFVRREGWVAGLGSSDMRVAIDLGERADRKGVADQVLTWTKKILTPEQLDFLRRLPPGGRITTPIGRVRFFHGSPHAPDQRLDLMAPKRELEELADSLGARVIVVGGSHVPFVRVLGDTTFVDPGSVGLTLNHEPGADVAIVDCVGRKPKVSLHKVTYDFASSAFDIMAWNLPPVIADVIRTGRMG, from the coding sequence TTGCGAGTGGCCTTTATCAGTGACATACACGGCAACATTCACGCCCTGACGGCGGTGAAGCGCTTCCTGAGCGAGAACATCGTCAATCAGGTGATCGTGGTGGGCGACCTCGTGGGCTACGGCGCCAGCCCCGGGCCGGTCATTGACTTCGTGCGGCGCGAGGGCTGGGTGGCCGGCCTGGGGTCCAGCGACATGCGCGTGGCCATTGACCTGGGCGAGCGCGCCGACCGCAAGGGCGTGGCCGATCAGGTGCTGACCTGGACGAAGAAGATCCTGACCCCCGAGCAGCTGGACTTCCTGCGCCGGCTGCCGCCGGGCGGGCGCATCACCACGCCGATTGGCCGCGTGCGCTTCTTTCACGGCAGCCCCCACGCCCCGGACCAGCGCCTGGACCTGATGGCCCCCAAGCGTGAACTCGAAGAACTGGCCGATTCGCTGGGCGCCCGCGTGATCGTGGTGGGCGGCTCACACGTCCCCTTCGTGCGCGTGCTGGGCGACACCACCTTCGTGGACCCCGGCAGCGTGGGCCTGACCCTGAACCATGAACCCGGCGCCGACGTGGCAATTGTGGACTGCGTGGGCCGCAAGCCCAAGGTGTCCCTGCACAAGGTGACCTACGACTTTGCCTCCAGCGCCTTTGACATCATGGCCTGGAACCTGCCCCCGGTGATTGCGGATGTGATTCGCACCGGGCGAATGGGGTAA